TATTGACTGTCAAGCTGATTAGACAGCACCAACTTTATGAAGGTTCTACATTTGTTAAATAACAGTCTTGTATTTTACTAACCTAACGCAACAGGTTAAACTAATAAGATTACTGGAAAGGGGTTTTGGGATTGTTTATTTTCAATTCAGTTTTAAATTGGGTATGCAGTAGGATGGAAATGTTTTTAAAGGTTTTTAAATGGTTTCGGAAGGTCAGGGAAAGAAAAGGGAGAGGAAATATTTGAATGGTGTTGAATGCCCTGTATCCTTCCTTTCTGATGAGGCCTGATCAATCTCATTAGAAATGATCGAAACCGGTGGGATCTAATTATAAAATGAATGAAGAACAACAGTCTCTATTCAAATTGTACCATTACTTTGAGATACTATTATTTCCTTAGGGAGTTATAAAGAATTGTAGTTCTAAAGTTGATTAGTTATTTGaatctgtttatttttatttaacatgtTGTATATGAATCACGTGTTCAAAGGGATAATGACCAGTTCCTTGGGGTCATGGTCTTTGGGTAAATCTACAAATGTACTTTGTTCAGTCTTGTTACGTTCGTCggtggaaggatcggaccaaggtgcatcGTGGTAGGTGTacatgttaatttattaaatgaacaccgaaaaaaaaacaaatacaaaacgaaACGTAACGTCTAGTAGGGCTAAACAGCACAGTACCAAAAGCAAGTTCCCACAAactacaggtggaaaaaggctgcctaagtatgatccccaatcagagacaacgatagacagctgcctctgattgggaaccatacccggctaacaaagaaatagaaaacatagattgcccaccctagtcacaccctgacctaaccaaatagagaattaaaaggatctctaaggtcagggtgtgacaagtctGCATATAGAAGGGAAGAAATATGTTAATAAGGGATGACAGCTACTCCAAATGGATTGTGATGTACGTCTTGTTGATttaattttttgtttttgtttccatACAAATTTCACCAGATTGGGATTTATGGTGTGTGGGATTCTAGGAGGGGTTAGGGCGATAACTTCATGATCTGGTAACTCTTCCGAGAGGTCGCCAGTAGAATAAAGGAGTCATCATGGAAGGTGACGTCAGATCGTGTCTTAACGCATGGTAGGAATAATTTGACCACAAACAGTGTGTGTAAACCTCAAAACCATCCCTAACCGGCTGGAGAAAGAGCGACAAAGGCGTGCAATACGACAGTGACTTTTACCACTTCTATCTGAGTCTACACACTGCCAACAGTTTGGACTAAGTATGCATTAAGATACAGATCTTTCATTATCAGGCCACTTATGACAGGAAAACAGGGACAAAGGGGGGCTGTAATGAGAATAGTTATTACTGGTACTAAAAGGTTTTGTTTATAAATGTACATTTTAATAGGTAGGATGTGTGCTAAGTTGAGAAAGTTGAATTTGAGTTAAAATAAGCACTAAGAACTGTTATTCTGAATTTGGGTTGGAtaatttataaaatgttttagtTATGATTTGGATATAGCAAGAGAGAGTTGCTTTTGAATGGTGAGGGTTGGGGGCACTGTGTAAATGTATTAGGCCTAGGGAGGCTCTGGAAACCTTCTCTAAGTATCCTTTGATAGAGAGGTTGTTAGAACTTACTGGATGATAGCTTGGGTTTACATAAAGGTTTTTGCTTTTTGTTTCTTTTGTTTTATTATGTCATTAGAATTTTTATGTTAAATTGTATTGATAAATAGAGATGGCTGGATGATATGATATAATTAATTGCATATAAGGTTTATAGTCTGTGTTTTGCGATAACACCCAATGATGGAGATGAAGGAGACGGCATGTAGACCAGCATAACATGGGCATAGAACGTAACGGATGGACGTTTTTCCCCCCAGTTTTATTTGCATTAAGAGTAGTGGGAAGTCATTAAacaagtatttatttattttttctctttTCTTGTTAAGTCAATGTGTTTTAGGTTTTGTGGAACGTGAGAGTGCTCATTGTTCCAGAGGAGGGATTGATGTATATTGACTAATTGATTTGAGAATGTTTCAGTATGTTTATAACTGTAGAAGTGCATTAGGAGTAGTGACTAGTGTGTTATGGGTTAGAGGTAGGTTGGATATTCTTCCAACTCATTCATCTCTTTCCCAATTTCTAACAGCCGGTGAACACTTGACAGATTACAGGCAGTAGTTATTCTCAGGGCAGTCGCCGAAGGGACCGTAATAGAAGGAGGTTATAGGCATGGGCCATGTTAGTAGTAGCAGGGATTACTCTAGTAGCCTtgtagggatattagtttatGAGAACGTATGCCACATGGCTTGGTAACTGGGAGACTAATGGGAGTACTGGGGTGCAGTTATTTAAATGTTATAAATTTGTGATCTTGCCATAAGAGAGTCTATGTTGTCAGGAAATGACCCATGTGTTACAGAGTGTATATCCTCAGGTGAAAGCAGAGATAACCAAGGGCACGGGCTGAATTCTGGAGAttgagtgtacatcaagatacaccaggcgGGGGGTGTTGGGACAGCGTTGGTCTGGTCCACACACAGTACTCCTTACAGCACCTGTAGCGGTAAAGATCGTCATGTCTCTCTTCGGTGGGTGCATAGTTCTCACGTGAAGTAAGGTCCAGCTGTATAATGGGTGAGGGATATACCACGGACACCCGACCAGGCCTGGATCCCCGTGATTCGCTGGGAAAAGAAATGTAGGTTTTGCGGAAAGAGATCaggatgccttgtgaggatcaggcgacgagtggctaatctgcctttgccttccATTGTggtagctaacgttcaatcgcaggaaaataaatgggacaaactgaatgcacgtatatcctaccaacagggCATTAAaatactgtaatatcttatgtttcaccaagtcatggctgaacaacgacattaagaacattACAGCTGGCGGGtaatacactctatcggcaggacagaacagcagcctctggtaagacacggggcgggggcctatgcatatttgtaaacaatagctggtgcacgatatctaaggaagtctcagggtttttctcgcctgaagtagagtatctcatgataagctgtagaccacactatctaccgagagttttcatctgtattttttgtagctgtctacatactagagatcgaccgattaatcggaatggccaattgattagggacgatttcaagttttcataacaaacgGTAATcggtatttatttattatattttgTTCTGCccctgttgttctgcccctgaacaaagcagttaacctaccgttcctaggccttcattgaaaataagaatgtgttcttaactgacttgcctagtaaaataaaggtgtaaaaaaataagaataataaaataaaataaataggccaaatcggtgtccaaaaatactgatttccgattgttatgaaaacttgaaatcgtccctaattaatcagccattccgattaatcggtcgaattctagactaaacacctccctctgcaactggaccaTGGACTTCCTgaggggccgcccccaggtggtaagggtaggtaacaacacatccgccacgctgatcctcaacacgtgggcccctcaggggtgcgtgctcagtcccctcttgttcttcctgttcacacatgactgcATTGCCAGGCAcaactctaacaccatcattaagtttgctgatgacacaacagtggtaggactgatcattGACAatgatgaaacagcctatagggaggaggtcagagacctgaccgtgtggtgcatggacaacagcctctccctcaacgtgatcaagacaaaggagatgtttgtgaactacaggaaaaggaggaccgagcatgcccccattctcatcgacggggctgtagtggaacaggttgagagcttcaagttccttggcgtccacatcaccaacaaactaacatggtccaagcacaccaagacagtcgtgaagagggcgccacaaaacctattcccccgcaAGAGATTgacaagatttggcatgggtcctcagatcaaaaggttttacagctgcaccatagagagcatcctgacaggttgcatcaccacctggtatggcaactgctctgcctccggccgcaaggcactacagagtgtagtacatacggcccagcacatcaccggggccaagttTCCAACCATccaaggaaggccctaaaaatgtaggaaggccctaaaaatgtacaaagactccagccaccctagtcatagactgttctctgtgtTACCTCACAGCAATCGATAACGGGGCGCCATgtgtaggtccaagaggcttctaaacagcttctacccccaagccataagactcctgaaaagctaatcaaatggctacccagactatttgcattgccccccacgctgctgctactctgttattatctatgcaaagccactttaataactctaccaacatgtacataattacctcagtTACCCCGTCACGGTTCCTCCCGCACATTGacactttgactctgtaccggtacccggtgtatatagccccgctattgttatttactgctgctctttatttatttgttattcttatcttactttttggagggattttcttaaaactgcattgttggttaagggcttgtaagtaagcatttcactgtaaggtctatgcctgttttatttggcgcatgtgacaaataaaaaaactGTCAAACAGGTCATTGATAGTGGGCAACTCTCATCCCCGAGTTTCCTTCCTACACCTCTCTGACATCATTGTCAACAAATAGAGAAAGCCATGGTGACACAGTTGTTTATGGTAAGAACTAAATACAACTTGTTGATACAAAATGGATTCCGCTCATCTTCCGTTTGATTGTGCTTctgcacctgcattgcttgctgttttttggttttaggctgggtttctgtacagcccttTGAGATATAAGCTGATGTAAGAATGTACTTTTTTACTAGCAAAACAATCACAAGGCTTCTAAAGACGTTTTGATGGCATTTCCCAGTTCATTTACGGCTACACACTTAGCATTAGCGAACATGAACCCGCAAGTTGGCTACGCTCTGAAGCCAGGCACAACAGCTCCATCACAGATTGTGAAGGATGGTTTTGTTCTCCTTTTAACAAAAATGTATGCCTTATATAAATAGGACATGTTAATCACAAACATAGTGTGTTGCTAACCCAGCTATTATAGTGTTACACAAACATAGCGGGATTGCAGTAAAGCTGTTGCTAATCTAGGGTGTCGACTGTGCAAACCACAAGGTTGAGACAAGAtggaaaaatgctgaataacaagaaaacaggaactgaggaATGTGTAGCAACCGACAACTCAGCTCAATCTTCACAACAACATTTTCGGACATCTGAATCCTGAGTGCTGTGGGGCTGGGACCAGCCTGGGCACCACCGATAGgctagcaagtttaaaccacgctgAGCCTCTACTACAGGCCAACTCTGAAGTTGGAACTACCTCTGTACcagtataaaagaagatgtctgtactattcaagtcagttctctgctttaccctgcgtggtgatacagtgaacccgtatatacgaaaattgcatttaccatttatcgcttgtgttaaataaaaatacttaaagtatattcggtgactctgaatcacattttatcctgataACAGATTTGATTGACGCAACCCTTTACAAGATACAGACGAACAATGAACTATGGGTTAGTTATAAAACATCTCTGGCTCTATGGCTAACCCACAGTAGTTAGCTCGCTTTGTAACTCAACCAAGAAGCTGCATAGCAATATCTTCCTGTGTCTATAGCAGATATGCCACTACAACATATATGTCACTAGTACCATGACGTTGGGATAATCGCAGTAGCTAACGCTACTTACAATTCAGTGGTTCAGgagaaagtacagtaaatgtatgtAGGTCATCAATTTTGTCCAGTTCCAAATGTGTGACGCCGGTGCAGGAACCCATTGATCAACATCTTCGAAATAAAAGTTGTAATTATATATCAAGCTCTTTACTTTAGCGCACAGCGCTTGacaacttttattttgaaatctgTCCGAACCAAAACAATTCCGACAAGCACCGTCGACGTTTTAAACAGACTTACATTGTCGTTTATGCATTTCTCTTTATGTCCTTCTCATTCGAAGTAACTGGATTTTCTCTTTGACATGACAACAATAGTATAACCTCTCTTATTACGGTAAATCAATTCACAGCGGAACTGAATAGATCAACTATTTGTTTGTTAGGGGATACATTTGCCCTGAACACTTCCCAGCCAACAAGCAGGCTGACGCAAGTGGCATGAGTTGATTTTACCGGTGTCATAGAATCTGAAAGGTGCGTgcatttgaattattttgaaaCATTTGGAATAtttaaaaatctaaaatattttgAGTATTTCCTTTGATGCACTCGTGTTTATTTAAAAATACATCCTATCACCCGAAAGCCACTGTCATGGCGTGGTAGAGTAGATCAGAACAACGTTATGGCAAACATATGGGCTAACCACCATGCTAAGCTAGCTTTAGCAGTGGAGAGAGTGGTTCTTGAATCACAACAACCTTCCTTTCTGTTCAGGTGGCTTCATGGACCAATGCAAAACTAGATATCTATTGCTGTTCTTTGTGGAAATGACTTCAAACCACCCTTGACAGCAATGTGTGTTTTGTTGATTTTAAATACCCCGTACATTAGGTAGCTAGTCATTTTAGTGGACAGACTACTGAACAAATTCCGGAGATTTTAGTTCTGAGTTAACCAAGATTAGCTAGCTACTTTCCCTAGCACAGGGAAATGAAAATCCTGGCCTTATCTTTACCATGCAAAATGTCATCTTATGACAAGATATACTAGATAGCTTGTTAACTAATGCAATGGCATGTATGCTACTTGACGTAAACTACTGTATATGAAATTGTGTCACACAATCTTGTATCTCTTAGGTTCTGACCAAGGTGAAGATGACAGACTGTCTGGGAGACGGGTCTGGGGATATGACCCCAATGGACCTATATGAGAAACTAACATCACAAGGAGACACAGTCCGAACTCTGAAAACAGAAAAGGCTGCAAAAGTGAGCTTTTAGATTTatttattccatttatttttgcaGGATAAAATTGAGATGCACCATCTCGTTTTCAAGTGTTCCCCCAAAAATACAATACTTAGTAACAAGAATAATATGGCATATACTAACGGTCAAATAATAACAATGAAATACAATTAAAACGGCATAAAAAAAGTTGTAAAACTAATAATAGGCCTAAAACTAACAAAGTACTGCTACAACTAATATAAAACTAAGTACCTATAACATATACATATTTACAAATATCTTCACATGGGGATGATTTCTATTAGTTAAAAACACAACCAGAGTGTTCTTATACTGTATCATGTCATAATACGTTGCTAAGTGTTGTGCAATACAGTCACGATACAACACTGGTCATATTGTCTACGTATAGTGAATTATTCCATGACCATGATAATGAGACACCGTGATGTTATTGTAATACCTTTTATCTTATATTGTTTTTGGATTGCAGGCTGATATTGATGCTGCTGTACAGTTGCTGCTGAAGCTAAAAGTGGACTACAAGCAGGTAACAGGTCAGGACTACAAGACTGGATGTCCACCCTCAGAATGCTCTGTTTCACAAGACAACGGGCCAGCTGCAGATGGGGAGGACATGGTCGACCCCTGGAACGTCTCCACCACCAACGCTAAAGGAGTGGACTACGACAAGCTGATAGGTCAGAGGCGAAAGCATAATGTTAGATCTCTGGGCAGAATCTGAATTTATACACAGCACACACTTCACTTGACAATTGTGTAAATCATGCATTGATGGAAGAATTGTCCGAGTTATGTATGAATCTTCAAGTTAGGAGTTGGGCCTCTGTGAAAATGAATGAGCCTTTATGTGAGATATGTCAAATATCTCACACGTTGCTGTAAACTTGCTTCAAACACATGGACGTTATCTAATGTCCAACTCTTTTTTTTATTTAGTCAGCATAATTAATGGTATGGGTAAATTGTGTACTGACGTTTCTTTTCAGTGAGGTTTGGCAGTAGCAAGATTGACCAAGAGCTGGTGGACAGAATAGAGAAAGTCTCGGGACAGAAGGCACACCGGTTTTTACGCCGAGGAATCTTCTTCTCTCACAGGTCAGTTATGCTAGTCAGTTATTTGAATGTACTCTAGAGGgtggtctgtctgtccatctgccttTATGTCTATCTGTCTGGGATTAAGCATGAGCAATTGATACCACGTAGTAAACATCTAGTCTTAATCTGCTCTCATCTTGTCTTGGGGGCATTTTAGGATGTGTCATATgctgtaactctgttgtttgccTTTTTCCAGAGATATGCACCAGGTTCTGGACGCGTATGAGAAGAACAAGTCTTTCTACCTCTACACGGGCAGAGGACCCTCCTCAGAGGCTTTGCACATGGGCCACCTCATCCCTTTCATCTTCACAAAGTGAGTCTGTCAGTATACGTAGCGagggttgggatcaattccatttcccttccagtcaattcagaaagttaaCCATATTCAGAGTTTTTTCTGTGAAAAGCATAGAAGAGAATTGGACAtccagtgtacttcctgaattgactggaattaaaatggaattgaccccaaccctgattagTATTACTGAGATGGAGGGACTTGACACTATTAAGAACCACCTAAGTTCTCCCTACACTATGGTACATTCCTGACCTTTTGTCCCAGACCGGGAAACACTCTAGaccctacctactgtataacaaacTGCCTGTAATAACAAATGCAGTACTTTATTACACAATGTCTATAATAACAGATACTGTATAAAACACTGCCTATAATAACAGATAATGTATAACACACTGCCAATAATAACAGATACTGTTTAACACACTgtctataatatacagtatttgtTATACAGTATTTGTTATACAGTATCTGTTAttatagacagtgtgttatacagtatttgttatacagtatctgttattatagacagtgtgttatacaaTATTTGTTATACAATATCTGCTAttatagacagtgtgttatacagtATCTGTTATTATACAGTGTGTTAACAGATATTGTATAACAAATactgtataacacactgtctaatagCAGATACTGTATAACAAATATTGTAAAACACACTGTCTATAATAGCAAATACTGTATAACAAATactgtataacacactgtctataaTAACAAatactgtaacacactgtctataataacagatactgtataacacactgtctatatTAACATACTGTATAACACACTGCCTATAATAACAGATATTGTATAACACACGGTCTATAATAACAGATAttgtataacacactgtctatatTAACATACTGTATAACACACTGCATATAATAACAGATATTGTATAACACACTGCCTATAATAACAGATAttgtataacacactgtctatatTAACATACTGTATAACACACTGCCTATAATAACAGATACTGTATAACACACTGCCTATAATAACAGATAttgtataacacactgtctatattaacatactgtataacacactgtctatatTAACATACTGTATAACACACTGCCTATAATAACAGATACTGTATAACACTCTATAATAACAGATACTGTATAACACACTGCCTATAATAACAgatactgtataacagactgCCTATAATAACAGATACTGTATAACACACTGCCTATAATAACAGATAACCTAAACCCCAGCGTTTCAAGTCAGGTTTACGTTAGAATGACTTGGTGATTTAAGGTCGATCGAATGGCAGTGGATTCAGATCAGAGTTGAGAGTAAAGGGTTTTTTCTCCACCTGTTCCCAGATGGCTGCAGGACACGTTTGACATCCCGCTGGTGATCCAGCTGACGGATGATGAGAAGTACCTGTGGAAGGACCTGTCCCTGGAGGACTGTCACCGCTACGCCGTAGAGAACGCCAAGGACATCATCGCCTGCGGCTTCGACATCAACAAGACCTTCATCTTCTCTGATCTGGACTACATGGGGTACTTAACTAAACCACAGACCCCTTTCTCACTATGTTTCTGGGCACTTATCCAggaagcatctcagagtaggagtgctgatcaagGATCAGATCCCCTCTGGTCATCTAATGCTATtcgttatgatctaaaaggctgaTCCTAGATTGACTGATGCTTTGTGAAAATGGGCCATGGGCCTCAGAGGTGCAGGGACTGTACTGTCTGTTTTAGTACTATTAAATATTAGTTGTTTCAGAATTCCCTCATCATGCTCTTTTCTGCATTTATACATCATGGGAGTACTAAAGAatagttatttaaaaaatatatattttaataccATATCTGTTCACTGATCTCCCAGAAGGTGGTGCTATAGTGCAGTAACTTTTAAATAATATTTAGATATTAGGCTACATTGCTCTCAACCTTTCTCTCTCATGAGCCTTCTGTCATCATCATTCTTCACCATCATTATTTTCTGTGTGGGGTATGCTCAACAGCCTGATGAGACTGGGAGATACTAAAGGCTGATGGTTATCATTCAATAGAAGTAGCTCACGGTGACAAATACTTTACCTACTTAAAGTGCATCTGATTCCTACTAGTCGTATTGATTTTTATatataaattcagcaaaaaaaggaaacgtcctctcactgtcaactatgtttattttaagcaaacttaacatgtgtaaatatttgtatgaacataacaagattcaacaactgagacataaactgaacaagttccacagtcatgtgactgacagaaatgtaataatgtgtccctgaacaaaggggggggggggtgcaaaatcaaaagtaacagccaGTAACAGCCAgcctgcattaagtactgcatctcctcctcataaactgcaccagatttgccagttcttgctgtgagatgttaccccactcttccaccaaggcacttgcaagttcccggacatttgtggggggaatggccctagccctcaccctccgatccaacaggtcccagacgtgctcaatgggattgagatccgggatcttcgctggccatggcagaacactgacattcctgtcttgcaggaaatcacacacagaataagccgtttggctggtggcattgtcatgctggagggtcatgtcaggatgagcctgtaggaagggtaccacatgagggaggaggatgtcttccctgtaacgcacagcattaaggtcaactgtgaccttaattgcctaccgtctgtaagctgttagtgtcttaatgaccgttccacaggtgcatgttcattaattgtttatcattcattgaacaagcatgggaaacagtgtttaaacccattacaatgaatatctgtgaagttattttgatttttatgaattatctttgaaagacagggtcctgaaaaagggacatttctttttttgctgagtttatatatatatatttaccctttatttaactaggcaagtcagttaagaacacattctaattCATAATGAGGTTGGCATGTCAGCTATGTTTCCTTTTTTGCAGATTGTTCTTAACCCTGATTGTTTTGTCTCTACAGGGCGTCCCCAGACTTCTACAGGAATGTGGTGAAAGTACAGAAGCATGTGACTTTCAACCAGGTCAAAGGCATCTTTGGATTTGGCGACAGTGACTGCATCGGTAAGAGAGACGACTTGTAGGAATTGAGTCAACACCTGTTGAGGAATTATACAAATGCCGGGATTTCACTTTCATTATGAATAAGCACTTTCTGGGTAGCATAGTGTTGCTACAATGTGATCAGGGTCATATTCACTAGAAACCTCAAGGGGGAAAAAACTAACTCAAACAAGGAGAGACTaactgtccaataagaaacgctaaTTTTCTGATGCAAAATGTTGTTTTACtatggtgtgcactaatgaatacagccCAGGTGAATGCTTTTTAAAAGCTAagtattcccccctctctcacccatcCCAGGAAAGATCGCCTTCCCTGCCATCCAGGCCGCTCCGTCGTTCAGTAGCTCTTTCCCTCAGATCTTCAAGGGCAGAAAAGATGTCCAGTGTCTCATTCCCTGTGCCATAGACCAGGTCAGTCAAGCATCACGGCACAACCAGGACATACTGTCTGCTAACCTCTAACAACCAGGACATACTGTCTGCTAACCTCTAACAACCAGGACTTACTGTCTGCTAACCTCTAACAACCACGACTTACTGTCTGCTAACCTCTAACAACCAGGACTTACTGTATGCTAACCTCTAACAACCAGGACACACTGTCTGCTAACCTGTAACAACCAGGACTTACTGTCTGCTAACCTCTAACAACCAGGACACACTGTCTGCTAACCTGTAACAACCAGGACTTACTGTCTGCTAACCTCTAACAACCAGGACACACTGTCTGCTAACCTGTAACAACCAGAACACAC
The sequence above is a segment of the Salvelinus fontinalis isolate EN_2023a chromosome 15, ASM2944872v1, whole genome shotgun sequence genome. Coding sequences within it:
- the LOC129811345 gene encoding tryptophan--tRNA ligase, cytoplasmic-like codes for the protein MTDCLGDGSGDMTPMDLYEKLTSQGDTVRTLKTEKAAKADIDAAVQLLLKLKVDYKQVTGQDYKTGCPPSECSVSQDNGPAADGEDMVDPWNVSTTNAKGVDYDKLIVRFGSSKIDQELVDRIEKVSGQKAHRFLRRGIFFSHRDMHQVLDAYEKNKSFYLYTGRGPSSEALHMGHLIPFIFTKWLQDTFDIPLVIQLTDDEKYLWKDLSLEDCHRYAVENAKDIIACGFDINKTFIFSDLDYMGASPDFYRNVVKVQKHVTFNQVKGIFGFGDSDCIGKIAFPAIQAAPSFSSSFPQIFKGRKDVQCLIPCAIDQDPYFRMTRDVAPRIGYPKPALLHSTFFPALQGAQTKMSASDANSSIFLTDTPKQIKNKVNKHAFSGGKDTVEEHRKYGGNPNVDVSFMYLTFFLEDDEQLEKIRQDYASGALLTGELKKRLIETLQPMISSHQERRKQVTEETVKQFMTPRPLNFSF